The region AGGAACTGCATCACGATGGCGTTGAACTTGTCGTAATACTTTCTCGCCTCGGCATCGCTGCCCGCCATGTTGACGGCGATGGTGAAATCGACAAGACCTGTTTCAAGATGGCAGGCCTTGATGAAGGAATAGGCATCAAGGAAACTGGTCGGCTCACCCACCAGCACCACCACCGCCCGGTCGGAGGCGGCAACAAAGGAGACCGAATTATCCGATGCCCCGGCCGGAACATCGACGATCAGCACATCGATTTCATCCTTGAAGTGATCCATCATGCGGATGGTATGATATCTGCCCGCGGGATCGACATTAAGCATTTCAAGAAGGCCGCTGCCACCCGAAACAATCCGGACCCCCCTGGGCCCGTCGCAGATAATCTCACTGATGGTTTTCTGCCCGTTCAGCACATCGCTGAGGCTGTGCGCCGGGTTCACCCCGAGAAGAATATGTGAATTGGCCATGCCGAAATCCGCGTCGAAGATCGCAACGCGTTTGCCAAGTTTCTGAAGGGTCAGCGCCAGATTGACCGCAACGCTGGTCTTGCCGACACCGCCTTTCCCGCTTGATACTGCAATCGAGGTAGGCATAACCATTCTCTACTATATGCACATTACGGGTACATTATGCAATTTCTGATCCAACTCAAAAAATGCCGGGGTTCATGTGCCCAGATTTGCACGGGAGACGGGCCTTGAGGCGCGTTCCACCGGGATGGCGATGATATCTGTCCGCACATCATCATCAAGCCGCGTTGCGAGTTCAAGCTGGGCGGAAACGGCGGCGGGCCGGCCCGGCCTGAGGGCGGGCTGATCGATCACCACATCACGTTCGGTCAGCACCAGCCCCTGATCGTCCTTGACCATGAAACGGATCACCGGGGCATCGGCGGAAAGCGGGTAATTGTTGGTCACCTTGCCTTTGATGCGGATGATATCGCCGAGGCGGACGGCCTCAAGATCGCTGACCTTGAAATACTCCATGCTGACATTGACGGTCGCGCCGATGGTCGACATGAAGGTATCCACCATGGGCAGAAGCATCTCGCTCCGGTCCCTGATTGCATAGGCCCCGGCAGAGAGGCCCATGAGGCAGGCAAGCGCGATGAAAGCAAAGCGGCGGCGCGACGTTGACCGGGCAGCCTCGCGCTGCCGGGTTGTGATCATCTCCTTAAGGGAGGTGAGCTCATTACGGAAGCCATCAAGGGTCTTGGTTGTTTCTTCCTGATGCTGTTCGGATTTCTCAAAATACATGCGGGCGGTGTCCACGGCTTCACGCGAGAGGTCTTTAAGGGAATTCGTCTCTTTGGACAGACGCTCATTTTCCCATTGCAGCCGCCGCATCCGGATATTGATTTCGGATTCCCTTTCTCTGAGTTCATCGGCTTCGCGGGAATGTTCATCGGCATTACCGGTATCATCGCCGCCTTCAATCTTCTTCCAGAATTCATCGACGCTTTTCCTGTTCAACACCGGACCTGACGCGTTGGCGGCTGAGGCGGCCGCTTTCGCCCGGTCTCCTGCCTCGGGCGGGTTCAGCTCATCATGCATGATCCTGGTGAACACATCGCTGACTTGCCTGGGTTTCCGAAACTTGAACGCAACATCATTGGTGGCGCGGATTTCAAGCTTGCCGTCCCTTGTCGTGGTATCGAGGATCATGGCGTCTTCACCCAGCTGGGCGATGATCTGATCCATGGCCGTCGCGCTATCGGCGGCTGAAACGGTAATGGTTGGCATAATACGTCCTCCTTAGGGTCCCTGGCTCAGGTTTCTGCCTCACCGCTGATGGTGGCGATAAGTTCAATTTTGCGATTATCGGGTATCTCGGTGAACCCGATGACAATCATGTCGTCGATATGCTGCCGGATCAGTCGCGACAGGGAACGCCGGATCACCGGCGAGACAACCAGCACCGCCTGCTTGCCGTTGGACGACATATCGTCGTTGATCTGATTGAGGCGAGTGAGCAGCTTTTCGGACAGCTCGTTGTCAATGATAAGCCCCTCATCCCCACTCTGCCGTTCCATGGTGATCAGCATGTTTTCAAGATCGGAATTCAGCGTGATCACCGGCAGCGGGCTGTTGAGCGGCGCCACCTGCTGGATCAGCATGCCGGCAAGTTCCGGCCGCAGTGCTTCGGCCATATCCGGAATGCTCATGTTGCGGGAAACAAGATGCGAGATATTTTCAAGAATACGGCGCATATCGCTGATCGGCACGCGTTCCTGCAGCAGAATCCGCAAGACACCGGTCAGGTTATGCAGCGGGATCAGTTTCGGCACCACCGACTGCACCAGATTGGGCGCCGTCTGGGCAAGGTTGTCGAGCAGTTTCTGCACATCATCCTGGCCGACAAGCTGATCGGCAAATTTGTAGAGAAGATGGCTCAGATGCGTGGCCAGCACCGATTCAGGCGCAATCGTCACATAACCGCGGGCTTCCGCTTCCCGTACCTGGTTCGAGGCAATCCAGACCGCATCCATGCCGAAGGTCGGGTCCTTGACCTCGATGCCGTCGATTTTGATATTCGTGTCTTCGCCCGCAATGGCGAGTTTGCGATCAGGATAGATTCTGTCCTCGCCGACAATCGTCTGCCCCACCCTGATCTGATAGGTATTGGGCTGAAGTTTCATGTCATCCCTGATCCGCACCGACGGAACGACAAAGCCGAGCGCCGTCGAAACCTGGCGGCGGATACCGGTCACCCGCGAGCTCAGGAGCCCGCCATCTTCGTTATTGACCATCTCGATCAGGCCATATCCAAGCTGGATGGATACCGCCGAATTATCCGCAATATCCGAAAGAGAGATTGCATCGGGGTTTTCCCCGGCTGTTTCCTCCTCGGCGAGGAGGTCGCTGTCGTCTTCCACGGCGCTGTTTTTTTCCTTGTGATAGGAATAAAAGGCGAGCGCTCCTGCAATCAGCGCGCCGGTGAGGAAAAGCCAGTTCGGCATCGCTGGCACAAGCCCGATCAACCCCAGCACCACGGCCACCGGTATCCATGCCCGCGAGAGGTTGATCTGGCGGCCGATATGTTCCGCCATATCCTGGGTCGAGGAAACACGGGTGACGATCACCGCGGTCGAAATGGCCAGCAGGAGCGACGGGATCTGGGCAACAAGACCATCCCCGATCGACAGCAGCACATAGTTTTCCGCGGCAAGGCCAACCGGCATGTCATGCTGGGCGATACCGATGATCAAGCCGCCCAGCACGTTGATCACCAGAATCAGGATGGAGGCAACCGCGTCCCCTTTGACAAATTTGGACGCGCCATCCATGGCGCCGTAGAAATCCGCCTCGCTGGCGATCTCCTCGCGCCGCAGTTTGGCTTCTTCATTGGTGAGCACCCCGGCATTGAGATCGGCATCAATCGCCATCTGCTTGCCGGGCATCGCATCAAGGGTGAACCGGGCAGATACTTCCGAGACACGCCCCGCCCCTTTGGTGATCACCAAGAGGTTGATGATGATCAGGATAACAAAGACAAAAATCCCCACCGCGTAATTGCCGGCGATCACAAAGGCACCGAAAGCCTCGATCACCTCACCGGCGGCGTTGCTGCCGTTATGGCCTTCGGTCAGCACCACCCGGGTCGAGGCGACATTGAGCCCGAGACGAAGCACGGTTGCGATCAAAAGAAGGCTCGGAAAGCTCGAGAAATCAAGCGGGCGATAGGTGTGCATTGCCACCATCAGCACCAGCAGCGAAACAAGAATGTTGCTGACAAAAAAGATATCGAGAAGAAACGCCGGCAACGGTAGCACCATCATCGCAACAAGAATGAGAATGCCCGCGGGCAACACACTGCCGCCAAAGGCGGCGCGCAAATTGGGGATATTCAGTCGCTGCAATACCGCGTCCATTTTCTACCAGCCTCTTTTCTCTGTCCGGGCCCTGATCCGCGCCGGGGAAACTTCATGGATGGCAGGATTTCGACTGTCAGAAAACCGACAACCTGCCGTGCCTTCGGAAGGCGGGCTTATGATTATCACATTGTTTTCAAACATTTTATTTTCCATCTTTTCGGTCTTCCATCCGGATTGCGGATCGCGTGTCATGGAGAAGAAGGCAAAAGCCGTGCCAGCCCGCATCGGGGAGGTGATTTTTTGTTCCCGCGGGGATCTGGCACAAATCATGCAAGGGGACCGGGCAGATGAATTTCTCGGATGGAGCTAAACCATGACCAAATCCAATTTCAAGCCTCTGTTGATGTTGCCGGTGGTGGCGCTGCTCGGTGCCTGCCAGGTGCCGGTGGTGCTGACGGATGGCAAATCCCTCACCAACGCCCCGGGCGCCGGCATGACGGATCTGGAATTGAGCCAGGCGGAATCACTCAAGGCCGTCAGCGAGGTTCTCGATGCCAAGGCCGAAGCCATCCCGACGCTGAATGCCGTCGGCTATGCGGTTGTATCTTCGCAGCCGGGCCGGTCCGAAGCCCAGAAGCGGCTGATGGCCATCCGCGCCGCCCGCATGGCCGCGATGCGTGATCTGGCCGAACAGATCCATGGCCTCAAGGTTGACAGTTCCACCACCGTGATCGATCTCATGGTCCAGAACGATACCTTCCGGGGCATCGTCACCGGTACCATTCGCGGCGCCCGTACCGTACGGATCAACCCGACCGGCGCGGACACTTATGAAATCGTTCTTGAAATCGACCGTGAAATGATTGCCTATCTGATGGATAGCGCAAGGCAGGTCATCTGATCTTTTCGAGCCTGTTGTCATGACCAGCACCATCCCGCCCGTTGCCGCCACGCCCTGCCTGAAGCCATTCAGGCAGGCTTTCGTGATGCTGGCGGGGGCTTTTCTGGTGGTGCTCGCCGCCCTGCCCCATCCGGCCCGGGCGCAACTGAACTTCACCGAATCCACGGGAAGAGCGGTTATTCAGGAAGGCGCCGATGCGAGCGAGGCCCGCATGATGGCGCTCGAAGACGCGCTGTATCTGGCCGCCCTGCAAGGCGGTGCGACCATCGACGGATTTTCCTCGGTCAGCACCGACACCAGCCTCAATGATTTTCTTCTTGTCCGCCCGGCCAGCATGATCATGGACTACACCATCATCGATGAAATCGAGGACAGCACCCATTATTCGGTCACCATCCGGGCGGTCATCGGCGAGAAAGAGACCGCAACCTGTGTTCGGCCGATGGTGAACGCCACGCTCTACCAGCCCGAGATCAGGATAAGCGCCAAGGTTCCCGGCTGGGCTTCGGCCTACAGTCCGGCGATTGCCCGCCTGCTGACGCGATCGCTCAACGAGCGGGACAGTATCGAGCTCATCAATGCCAGCAACCGGAGATTTTCCGCCTCCAGCCTGACCAATACAAACGATGCGTTTGACTACGCCGCCCTTACCGGCGGCAGCGTGCGGGTCAGCGATGGTGATTTTGCCCTGGTGCCGGAAATCCGCATGGATCATGAACGTACCGGTTCAGGTCTCCTGCGCGAGGAATTCGTCATCCTCACCGTAACGCTTAATGGTTTTCATGGCCGCAGCTATGCGCCGGCTTTCAGCGAGACTTCACGTGTTCGCATTCCGGTGAAACGCTCAACCCCGCTTGCCACCATCGACCAGCTGACCCGGAAAACCCGGGATGAGCTGACCGCGGCCATGGGGCTTCCGGTGCCGGAAGTGATCGATGCCGCCATCAGCGCCATGACCTGCCAGCCGCTCGAAGCTCGGCTTGTTCTCACCAACACCACCCTTTCGGTGCCTTTCGGCCGCAACCAGGGCCTGAACGAAAACTCACTTGCCGTCACCAGCGGTGGCGACATGAACTGGACGGTGCTGCGGGTCACCTCTCTTGACGAGACCAGCGCAAGCCTTGCGCCGCTGGACCCGGGCCGCGATGTTGCTAAACTTGCCGGAAAGACGGTCGAATTTATGGAGTTATCCCGATGATGATATCACGCTTGATGATGGTGGGGCTTGTCTTGATGCTCCCCCTTGCCGCCCAGGCCCAGTCCCAGCCGCTGATCGTGCTGGAATATCCCGGCGGCTATTCTGCCTCTTCGGATTCAGACAACCCCTTTGTCCAGGATGAGAACTATTCGGCCAAGCACCGGGTTCAATCCGGCGAAACCCTGAGCCATGTCATGGAAAAACACTACGCGGGAAGCGGGCTCAACATGCGGTTCATCGAAATGGCGATTGTCATGAAAAACAAACATGCCTTTGTCCGCAACAACCCGCACTATCTTTATGCCGACAAGACGCTTCATCTGCCTTCTCTCAATGAAATCAAAGCATTGATCATGGGTCAAACCAATGATACGCCAAGCACCTCATCCAGCATCACCGATCAGATCTTTTTCTTTGGCAGCTAGTCTGGCCGCGGTGCTGACGGTATCCGCGGCTCTGCCCGCGGCGGCATCGGCGGATGCCCGGGACACCCCGCTTACCGGCGCGATAATCGCCCGCCATATCGAAGCGCTGCTGGCCGCGCGCAACATTGCGGGCACGCCCGTGCTTAACCTCAAGGAAAAGCACAACCCCTGCCCCGGCGAGATTGCGGCAGCGCCAATGTTCAAGAACTGGAAAACCATCAAAGTGACCTGTTCGTCCGCTGCGCAATGGCGGCTGCTGGTGCGGGTGGAACTGGACGATGAAAACATGGCTCCGGCAAGACCTGCGGCCTCTTCAGGGCAGACAGGGGAAACGGACAGATCAGCCGGATCGCACCGGGCGCTTGCACTGAATCGCAGCATGGCCAAGGGGGAGGTCATCATGCAGGAAGATGTGCTGATGGTGCCGATTTCCGCCCAGCAGAATTATGGTGTTTTCCATGATGCCGATGACATTATCGGTCGCCGTGTCCGCACCCCGATCACGGCCAATTCCCCGATCAAATCACGCCAGCTTGAGCCGAAATATCTGGTCGAGGAAAAAAAGCCGGTGATCATCGCCGTCAGCAGCGGCGGAATTTATGT is a window of Alphaproteobacteria bacterium LSUCC0684 DNA encoding:
- a CDS encoding MinD/ParA family protein; the protein is MPTSIAVSSGKGGVGKTSVAVNLALTLQKLGKRVAIFDADFGMANSHILLGVNPAHSLSDVLNGQKTISEIICDGPRGVRIVSGGSGLLEMLNVDPAGRYHTIRMMDHFKDEIDVLIVDVPAGASDNSVSFVAASDRAVVVLVGEPTSFLDAYSFIKACHLETGLVDFTIAVNMAGSDAEARKYYDKFNAIVMQFLDVKLRYGGYVPFSQRIRKSIVDRKPVVLHKEDLPEVMVFKSLARNVLAAPQSTSSGIRFFDTGTRGAG
- the flhA gene encoding flagellar biosynthesis protein FlhA yields the protein MDAVLQRLNIPNLRAAFGGSVLPAGILILVAMMVLPLPAFLLDIFFVSNILVSLLVLMVAMHTYRPLDFSSFPSLLLIATVLRLGLNVASTRVVLTEGHNGSNAAGEVIEAFGAFVIAGNYAVGIFVFVILIIINLLVITKGAGRVSEVSARFTLDAMPGKQMAIDADLNAGVLTNEEAKLRREEIASEADFYGAMDGASKFVKGDAVASILILVINVLGGLIIGIAQHDMPVGLAAENYVLLSIGDGLVAQIPSLLLAISTAVIVTRVSSTQDMAEHIGRQINLSRAWIPVAVVLGLIGLVPAMPNWLFLTGALIAGALAFYSYHKEKNSAVEDDSDLLAEEETAGENPDAISLSDIADNSAVSIQLGYGLIEMVNNEDGGLLSSRVTGIRRQVSTALGFVVPSVRIRDDMKLQPNTYQIRVGQTIVGEDRIYPDRKLAIAGEDTNIKIDGIEVKDPTFGMDAVWIASNQVREAEARGYVTIAPESVLATHLSHLLYKFADQLVGQDDVQKLLDNLAQTAPNLVQSVVPKLIPLHNLTGVLRILLQERVPISDMRRILENISHLVSRNMSIPDMAEALRPELAGMLIQQVAPLNSPLPVITLNSDLENMLITMERQSGDEGLIIDNELSEKLLTRLNQINDDMSSNGKQAVLVVSPVIRRSLSRLIRQHIDDMIVIGFTEIPDNRKIELIATISGEAET
- a CDS encoding LPP20 family lipoprotein, whose product is MTKSNFKPLLMLPVVALLGACQVPVVLTDGKSLTNAPGAGMTDLELSQAESLKAVSEVLDAKAEAIPTLNAVGYAVVSSQPGRSEAQKRLMAIRAARMAAMRDLAEQIHGLKVDSSTTVIDLMVQNDTFRGIVTGTIRGARTVRINPTGADTYEIVLEIDREMIAYLMDSARQVI
- a CDS encoding flagellar assembly protein T N-terminal domain-containing protein, which produces MTSTIPPVAATPCLKPFRQAFVMLAGAFLVVLAALPHPARAQLNFTESTGRAVIQEGADASEARMMALEDALYLAALQGGATIDGFSSVSTDTSLNDFLLVRPASMIMDYTIIDEIEDSTHYSVTIRAVIGEKETATCVRPMVNATLYQPEIRISAKVPGWASAYSPAIARLLTRSLNERDSIELINASNRRFSASSLTNTNDAFDYAALTGGSVRVSDGDFALVPEIRMDHERTGSGLLREEFVILTVTLNGFHGRSYAPAFSETSRVRIPVKRSTPLATIDQLTRKTRDELTAAMGLPVPEVIDAAISAMTCQPLEARLVLTNTTLSVPFGRNQGLNENSLAVTSGGDMNWTVLRVTSLDETSASLAPLDPGRDVAKLAGKTVEFMELSR
- a CDS encoding FimV family protein, with product MMISRLMMVGLVLMLPLAAQAQSQPLIVLEYPGGYSASSDSDNPFVQDENYSAKHRVQSGETLSHVMEKHYAGSGLNMRFIEMAIVMKNKHAFVRNNPHYLYADKTLHLPSLNEIKALIMGQTNDTPSTSSSITDQIFFFGS
- the flgA gene encoding flagellar basal body P-ring formation chaperone FlgA, whose translation is MAASLAAVLTVSAALPAAASADARDTPLTGAIIARHIEALLAARNIAGTPVLNLKEKHNPCPGEIAAAPMFKNWKTIKVTCSSAAQWRLLVRVELDDENMAPARPAASSGQTGETDRSAGSHRALALNRSMAKGEVIMQEDVLMVPISAQQNYGVFHDADDIIGRRVRTPITANSPIKSRQLEPKYLVEEKKPVIIAVSSGGIYVEMSGISLQNGQLGEAIKVENISSGKTITGKVIGLRKISPMH